Proteins encoded by one window of Chthonomonadales bacterium:
- a CDS encoding endo-1,4-beta-xylanase, giving the protein MAASRIAMAGAAVLALAAPAWGRSMTEEEILAGASERIERHRKADALVRVVGRDGAPVRNARVGVEQVSQAFLFGANAFPVLGFGDAERERRYEEAFTGLMNYATLGFYWGAYEPAAGRTRAEDLARQARWCQARGIAVKGHPLVWHEVYPGWAPAEVDAARARLQERVSDVVLRFAGLIDRWDVVNEVTVSASAANGVGRWAARDGGLKVVEDSLAWARRASPRGFLLYNDFNVGPAYIKLAQALVDGGAPVDAFGIQSHMHGGEWPIPRVWEICETYARFGRPLDWTEVTVLSGQHGWQRPPPWPTTPEGEARQADYVIKLYTVLFSHPAVEAITWWDLMDGAWQGAPAGLLRADLTAKPAYERLRSLVRGRWMTRASLSTGSDGTARFRGFLGRYRLTVTVDGRTATREMDLSRGAGGTVVVPAP; this is encoded by the coding sequence ATGGCTGCGTCGCGGATTGCCATGGCGGGCGCGGCGGTGCTGGCGCTGGCGGCGCCGGCATGGGGGAGGTCGATGACCGAGGAGGAGATCCTGGCGGGAGCGAGCGAGCGGATCGAGCGGCATCGCAAGGCCGACGCGCTGGTGCGCGTGGTGGGCCGCGACGGAGCCCCTGTGCGCAACGCGCGCGTCGGCGTGGAGCAGGTCAGCCAGGCGTTCCTGTTCGGGGCGAATGCCTTCCCGGTGCTGGGCTTCGGCGACGCGGAGCGCGAGAGGCGCTACGAGGAGGCCTTCACCGGGCTGATGAACTACGCGACCCTCGGGTTCTACTGGGGCGCCTACGAGCCCGCGGCGGGGCGTACGCGGGCGGAGGACCTGGCGCGCCAGGCGCGCTGGTGCCAGGCGCGCGGGATCGCGGTCAAGGGCCATCCGCTGGTCTGGCACGAGGTCTACCCTGGCTGGGCGCCCGCGGAGGTCGACGCCGCGCGCGCGCGGCTCCAGGAGCGAGTCTCCGACGTCGTCCTCCGCTTCGCCGGACTGATCGACCGGTGGGACGTGGTCAACGAGGTCACCGTCTCCGCGAGCGCCGCGAACGGCGTCGGCCGGTGGGCCGCGCGCGACGGCGGCTTGAAGGTCGTCGAGGACAGCCTGGCCTGGGCGCGCCGCGCGAGCCCGCGAGGCTTCCTGCTGTACAACGACTTCAACGTGGGGCCGGCCTACATTAAGCTCGCGCAAGCTCTGGTGGACGGCGGCGCGCCGGTGGACGCGTTTGGTATCCAGAGCCACATGCACGGCGGCGAATGGCCCATCCCGCGCGTGTGGGAGATCTGCGAGACCTACGCCCGGTTCGGCAGGCCGCTCGACTGGACGGAGGTGACCGTGCTCTCCGGTCAGCACGGCTGGCAGCGCCCGCCGCCCTGGCCCACCACGCCGGAGGGCGAGGCGCGCCAGGCCGACTACGTAATCAAGCTCTACACGGTGCTGTTCTCGCACCCGGCTGTCGAGGCCATCACGTGGTGGGACCTGATGGACGGAGCCTGGCAGGGCGCACCGGCGGGCCTGTTGCGGGCCGACCTGACGGCCAAGCCGGCCTATGAGCGCCTGCGCAGCCTGGTACGCGGGCGGTGGATGACACGCGCGTCGCTCAGCACGGGCTCCGATGGCACGGCGCGCTTCCGCGGGTTCCTGGG
- the xylB gene encoding xylulokinase — translation MAYLVGIDIGTSGTRTILVDEDGAVRARATHEYPLHSPRPLWSEQDPADWWAATCATVRAALSGPGIEPGEVRAVGLSGQMHGAVFLDESDTVLRRAILWNDQRTQAECNWIMETVGPDRVVELISNPVLTGFTAGKIVWLRNNEPDIYARVRKVLLPKDYVRRRLTGEYATEVSDASGTALFNVRKRAWADEMLDACGIPGDWMPRAFESPEVSGRVTAEAARATGLAEGTPVVGGGGDQAAGAVGNGIVETGIVSSTVGTSGVVFAFADSAIVDPGLRLHTFCHAVPGKWHLMGVMLSAGGSLQWYRDTFCESERAVARALGRDPYEVIAGEAAEAPAGAEGLVFLPYLTGERTPYPDARARGVFFGITRRSDRAHFARSVMEGVSFGLRDSFEIMREMKLPVRQVRASGGGARSALWRQIQADITGFPHVTINVDEGPALGVALLAGVGAGVWPSVEAACAAVIRVEKATEPCTVNRAAYDRFYAVYRALYPRLKDLFAEVAGIVG, via the coding sequence ATGGCCTACCTCGTTGGCATCGACATTGGCACCAGCGGCACCCGGACCATCCTGGTCGACGAGGACGGCGCGGTGCGCGCGCGCGCCACGCACGAGTACCCGCTCCACAGCCCACGGCCGCTCTGGTCGGAGCAGGACCCGGCGGACTGGTGGGCCGCGACCTGCGCCACGGTGCGCGCCGCGCTCTCCGGCCCCGGCATCGAGCCCGGCGAGGTGCGCGCCGTTGGTCTCTCCGGCCAGATGCACGGCGCGGTGTTCCTGGACGAGTCCGACACGGTGCTTCGGCGCGCCATCCTGTGGAACGACCAGCGCACCCAGGCCGAATGCAACTGGATCATGGAGACGGTCGGACCCGATCGGGTCGTTGAGCTCATCAGCAACCCGGTCCTCACCGGGTTCACGGCCGGCAAGATCGTGTGGCTGAGAAACAACGAGCCTGACATCTACGCGCGTGTGCGCAAGGTGTTGCTGCCTAAGGACTACGTGCGCCGGCGGCTCACCGGCGAGTACGCGACCGAGGTCTCCGACGCCTCGGGGACCGCCCTGTTCAACGTGCGCAAGCGCGCCTGGGCGGACGAGATGCTGGACGCCTGCGGCATCCCTGGCGACTGGATGCCGCGCGCCTTCGAGTCGCCGGAGGTGAGCGGGCGCGTCACGGCCGAGGCCGCGCGCGCCACCGGGTTGGCGGAGGGCACGCCCGTGGTGGGCGGCGGCGGCGACCAGGCGGCCGGGGCCGTCGGCAACGGCATCGTCGAGACCGGCATCGTCTCGTCCACCGTCGGCACCTCCGGCGTCGTGTTTGCCTTCGCCGACAGCGCGATCGTGGACCCCGGGCTCCGGCTGCACACCTTCTGTCACGCGGTGCCAGGCAAATGGCACCTGATGGGAGTCATGCTCTCCGCGGGCGGCTCGCTCCAGTGGTACCGCGACACGTTCTGCGAGTCCGAGCGGGCGGTGGCCAGGGCGCTCGGACGTGACCCTTACGAGGTGATCGCGGGCGAGGCCGCCGAGGCGCCCGCGGGCGCGGAGGGGCTCGTCTTCCTCCCGTATCTGACGGGCGAGCGAACGCCCTATCCAGACGCGCGCGCGCGCGGCGTTTTCTTTGGCATCACCCGGCGCTCCGACCGGGCGCACTTTGCGCGCTCCGTGATGGAGGGCGTCTCGTTCGGCCTGCGCGACTCGTTCGAGATCATGCGCGAGATGAAGCTTCCGGTTCGGCAGGTGCGCGCCTCCGGCGGCGGCGCCCGCAGCGCGCTGTGGCGCCAGATCCAGGCCGACATCACCGGGTTCCCCCACGTCACGATCAATGTCGATGAGGGGCCGGCCCTCGGCGTCGCATTGCTGGCCGGCGTGGGCGCCGGCGTGTGGCCCAGCGTCGAGGCGGCCTGCGCGGCCGTGATCCGGGTGGAGAAGGCCACGGAGCCGTGCACGGTGAACCGCGCCGCCTACGACCGGTTCTACGCGGTCTATCGCGCGCTCTATCCCCGGCTCAAGGACCTCTTCGCCGAGGTCGCCGGGATCGTGGGCTGA